In the Marinobacter sp. Arc7-DN-1 genome, GCTACAAGGCTCATCAAGCGGCTGAGCTTGCCGTTGAAATCGAGGGGGAACTAGAGGCGCTGAAAGACGAATTATTCATAGCCGAGGAAGCGGGCGAGGTATTCCTCAAACATAGCGAATTGCAGGCATTGGAGCGCCGCTACGAAAAGCAGCGTGTTGAATCTGACGAGTATGCGAAAGACTATATCGCTACCTTCAACCTGATCAACCGCGTGATTGAAATCGAGAATCAGCGCGAAGAGGACGATGAAAGTCAAAAGCTTATCGCGATTGGGTCTTTGGAGGATCTCAACGTCAGTATGAAGTTCACCGAAACAGATTCAGAATTACTTCACTTATCCTTGTTGTGTGAGGATGCTGAGTTTTACCCCGACATGCACGATGATCTCCGCAAGACTCCAGCTATCGCCAAGCGGACCAATATGCTGAGCCGGATGATGGCCCGTTCCGGCTATCAGCCAATCTTTCTTGAAATGGACGAGAGCACTCAGCTGATTGCGGGCAACGCTATCATGCGGAAAATGGCGAAGATCGCCAATCCAGATAACAAATTGGAGGGCTATCGAATCGCCGCAAACTACATCGAAGCGCAAGAGTACCTGAGCGACGCCGGGCTTCTGAGATCCGGATTTGAGGTAGTGGAGAAAATTGCCCCAATTGCGCTGTCGCTTGGCTCCATGAAACGTATACCGTCAGTGGAGGTAGGAGAATGAATATCGACGTTGATTCCGTCCTCGACACACTCAAGGACGGTAAAACGGCCAAAACCCGAGCATCACTGGATAAACTCAGTCAGTCCCTCAAGAGCTATTACGAATCTGGTGCGCGAGATTTCTCCATCACCACAATCGGTCGCATGTCTGCGGAAAATGGCGGGGTGGGCTACCAGTCGATTCGTGCTACCGCGAATAAGCATTACCGCGACTTAATCGAAGCGTGGGCCGCCAAGGCTCAAACTACAACTAAGAAGCCAGGCGTAGGCCTTGCTAAGAAAACCAGTCAGGATTATCAGCTACTAAAGCGCATCGATGATACAGCTGTACGCGCCCTCTTTGGACAGATTATTCGTGAGCGGGATCGCTACAAGAGCGAAGCCAATATGCTCAAGAATCAAACCAAAATCATCATTGATAAGCGACCCACTGCTTTCACTGCATCCCAGTCTGAAGGCAGCGAAGAGTGGCTACCATCGTTGAACGGGATTTGCTCTGACAACGAAATCAAAGCGCTGCAAACGGTCTGCACCGAGGAGTGGTTGGAGAAGCTGGGGTTTCGGGCAAATGAACTGGGGCAGGTGAAGGATGAGTATGGTGCTGAAGTCTTGCCTCGTGGATTTTTGACCGCGCTTAAAAAGATACTGGGTGAAGTCGACCGGTAGCCGAGACTGTACTCTATATGAAAGACAAAGAAAGAAACGTCATGAAGCACTCCTATTTGCAAGATCTATGCAAATTTTACGGAACTAAACTCGACCATCAGCAATAACTATCAAGTGATGAAATAGACGATTTCGAATCCTAGATGTCCATTTACTTGAATATGGAAAAGGATCTCCCCGCCGGATCACATGATCGCCATCTTTAAGATTAATAATAGGAGAAATTTTAATCCAGACCAACAACAAACCAAATCATGAATTTGATAACATTGAAAGAGTCTAACCATTTACGTCCAATTACTACTTCAAATAACCAGAATAGTGAGAATATGTTCCCGAAACAAAGATAACCAGAAATCTTAGCATACTCTTCCACTCGACATAGTCTGTATCCTTCTCATGATAGTAGTAAATCTTATGCACTAGCTTATTTCTAGTTTCATAAATTTTTGAAGCACCTTTCTCAATAATCTTTCTCAACCTATCCTTTTCTGAACCAACATCCTCAGGTTCATTTATTAACCCAAGGTTTATCAGTTGCTCTAACTGTTAGT is a window encoding:
- the gmtX gene encoding gamma-mobile-trio protein GmtX, which gives rise to MNIDVDSVLDTLKDGKTAKTRASLDKLSQSLKSYYESGARDFSITTIGRMSAENGGVGYQSIRATANKHYRDLIEAWAAKAQTTTKKPGVGLAKKTSQDYQLLKRIDDTAVRALFGQIIRERDRYKSEANMLKNQTKIIIDKRPTAFTASQSEGSEEWLPSLNGICSDNEIKALQTVCTEEWLEKLGFRANELGQVKDEYGAEVLPRGFLTALKKILGEVDR